In Bacillus methanolicus, the following proteins share a genomic window:
- a CDS encoding tyrosine-type recombinase/integrase, which translates to MQNYVTPFVRYLYEEAKDPKTIASYRTTVVHFLTWKEQRDGEYIIEETRPIDIKEYISYLKHQCKRKPATINKYIAALKVFFAFLLSSGIIKDNPMTRIKVEKLDYANGTNQTKWLTKEEQDRFISYVQLEPNEFKRLRNLAIIDLMLYSGLRVNEVSSLEINDIITKDKDVQVIIREGKGNKFATVILVQKHAKNLRKWLKYRKNLEKDIHKESTRLFVSERSPFLSERGIQKMLTKYARLANMENITPHRFRHSFCKNLANAETPIEIIRRLARHESIQTTAIYLESSQEEQIEALRKV; encoded by the coding sequence ATGCAGAACTATGTCACTCCGTTTGTCCGCTATTTATATGAAGAAGCGAAAGACCCAAAAACCATTGCGTCGTACCGGACAACAGTCGTTCATTTTTTAACATGGAAAGAGCAGCGGGATGGAGAATATATAATAGAAGAAACACGTCCAATCGATATTAAGGAATATATAAGCTATTTAAAACATCAATGCAAACGGAAACCGGCGACCATTAATAAATACATCGCTGCATTGAAAGTCTTCTTTGCCTTTTTGCTTTCCAGCGGGATCATTAAGGACAACCCGATGACACGCATCAAAGTCGAAAAACTGGATTATGCTAATGGGACAAATCAAACAAAATGGCTGACAAAAGAAGAACAAGACCGCTTCATTAGTTATGTACAATTGGAGCCAAATGAATTCAAACGGCTGCGAAATTTAGCCATTATCGATTTAATGCTTTATTCAGGACTGCGGGTAAATGAGGTTTCTTCATTAGAAATAAACGACATTATAACAAAAGATAAAGATGTTCAAGTGATCATTCGGGAAGGCAAAGGGAATAAGTTTGCCACTGTAATACTGGTTCAAAAACACGCCAAAAATTTACGTAAATGGCTGAAGTATCGAAAAAACCTAGAAAAGGACATACATAAAGAATCCACACGATTATTTGTATCCGAGCGTTCACCGTTTTTATCCGAGCGGGGAATTCAAAAGATGCTGACAAAATACGCCCGTCTCGCCAACATGGAGAATATCACTCCGCACCGTTTCCGTCATAGCTTCTGTAAGAACTTAGCCAATGCTGAAACACCGATTGAAATCATAAGAAGATTGGCCCGGCATGAGAGTATACAGACAACAGCTATATATTTGGAATCATCACAAGAAGAGCAGATTGAGGCATTAAGGAAGGTGTAA